From Echinicola soli, a single genomic window includes:
- a CDS encoding relaxase/mobilization nuclease domain-containing protein has product MVARISLGRRILGLLHYNEDKVKAGKATVLAAHGFGTDGHRASIGEKHRRFLFFTDHNKRSKLNTFHVSLNFSPKDQLDRAQLQYIAQQYMARIGFGNQPYLVYQHSDTKHPHLHIVSTNITREGKRIETHNLGKEQSEKARKELEQELGLVKAEKQKERLIGLEPLEKLEYGKKESKAAMGNVLTEVMRAYSYTSIGEFSAILRQFNIGLIQGEEGSRMKANRGLAYSILDDHGNRIGVPIKASAFYIRPSMARLEKRMERNGAIKNKLVHRTRETVDSVLRESMGKGTKHFQENLKKHGLVADFHYGKTGKVYGLTLIDHVNRTAFKASELSRAFSGQRVIQALAPDQQKGSAIILKREAHQLSQGPVEWRGSTPALEQERPIWKIDINPSMQVFLSGIHQLLRPESQELADPFYKKKKRKRRKKH; this is encoded by the coding sequence ATGGTAGCCAGGATCAGCTTGGGCAGAAGAATCCTTGGCCTGCTGCATTATAACGAGGATAAGGTGAAAGCAGGTAAGGCAACCGTGCTCGCTGCCCATGGCTTTGGAACTGATGGCCACCGGGCATCCATCGGGGAGAAGCACCGCCGTTTCCTGTTTTTTACCGACCATAACAAGCGGTCAAAGCTCAATACCTTCCACGTATCCCTGAATTTCTCCCCAAAAGACCAATTGGACAGGGCACAGCTCCAATACATCGCCCAGCAATACATGGCACGTATCGGTTTTGGTAACCAACCTTACCTGGTCTACCAGCACTCCGATACCAAACACCCCCACCTGCATATTGTCAGTACCAATATCACAAGGGAAGGCAAACGTATAGAAACCCATAACCTGGGCAAGGAGCAATCAGAAAAAGCCAGGAAGGAACTGGAGCAGGAGCTGGGGCTGGTAAAAGCCGAAAAGCAAAAGGAGCGGCTGATCGGTCTTGAACCTTTGGAAAAGTTGGAATATGGAAAAAAGGAAAGTAAAGCAGCGATGGGCAATGTCCTTACCGAGGTGATGAGGGCCTATTCCTATACTTCCATAGGGGAGTTCAGTGCCATTTTACGGCAGTTTAATATTGGGCTGATCCAGGGAGAGGAGGGAAGCAGGATGAAAGCCAACAGGGGACTGGCCTATAGTATCTTGGATGATCATGGAAACCGAATTGGTGTACCCATTAAAGCCAGTGCATTCTATATCCGCCCTTCCATGGCAAGGTTGGAGAAAAGAATGGAACGCAATGGGGCCATAAAAAACAAATTGGTACACCGTACGCGGGAAACCGTAGACTCGGTCTTAAGGGAATCAATGGGCAAAGGCACCAAACACTTTCAGGAAAACCTGAAGAAACACGGACTGGTTGCCGATTTCCACTATGGAAAAACCGGAAAGGTCTATGGACTTACCCTGATCGACCATGTCAACCGAACAGCTTTCAAGGCTTCCGAGCTTTCCCGTGCTTTCAGTGGTCAACGTGTAATCCAGGCATTGGCCCCTGATCAACAGAAAGGATCGGCCATCATCCTGAAAAGAGAAGCCCATCAACTTTCCCAAGGCCCGGTAGAATGGAGAGGTTCCACACCAGCATTGGAACAGGAAAGGCCCATCTGGAAAATAGACATTAATCCTTCTATGCAGGTCTTCCTATCAGGCATCCACCAGTTACTTAGACCGGAAAGCCAGGAGCTGGCCGATCCATTTTATAAAAAGAAGAAGCGTAAGCGGCGCAAAAAACATTGA
- a CDS encoding plasmid mobilization protein yields the protein MTKQSKRRNLTKLVESRISVEQYQQLVDTLAKSQNPTMSSLIRDILSRKTIVCKTHDETYDLLLDRMQAIQMEIHAIGVNINQVTRYFNSLKDPLRKKSLVKKLEKQLVQTGKKVDHLEMEIKRHFPKW from the coding sequence ATGACAAAACAATCCAAACGGAGAAATCTCACCAAACTGGTTGAGTCCAGAATTTCCGTGGAGCAGTACCAACAGTTAGTGGATACCCTTGCCAAATCCCAAAATCCGACCATGAGCTCGCTAATCCGGGACATTCTTTCGCGTAAGACCATTGTCTGTAAAACCCATGATGAAACGTATGACCTTTTGCTTGACCGCATGCAGGCCATCCAGATGGAAATCCATGCCATAGGCGTCAACATCAACCAGGTGACCCGCTACTTCAACAGCCTGAAAGATCCACTTCGCAAGAAGTCATTGGTCAAAAAGCTGGAAAAGCAGTTGGTACAGACCGGTAAAAAGGTGGACCATCTGGAAATGGAAATCAAGCGACATTTTCCAAAATGGTAG
- the tnpA gene encoding IS66 family insertion sequence element accessory protein TnpA yields the protein MDKREEMLLLMEEFENSGQTQKEFSATMGIGFPKFNYWYRKLKKEKGSGGTADFVRVDTSKPETAGRATLELEYPNGVKLKLSSGDLSLVSHLIRLF from the coding sequence ATGGATAAAAGAGAAGAGATGCTCCTTTTGATGGAGGAGTTTGAAAACAGTGGACAGACCCAAAAGGAATTCAGTGCCACCATGGGAATAGGGTTTCCCAAATTCAATTACTGGTACAGGAAGCTTAAAAAAGAGAAGGGGTCCGGGGGCACTGCGGATTTTGTGCGCGTGGACACGTCAAAACCCGAAACGGCCGGCCGGGCGACCCTTGAACTTGAATACCCCAACGGTGTAAAGCTAAAGCTATCATCAGGTGATCTTTCACTTGTTTCCCATCTGATCAGGCTCTTCTGA
- the mobC gene encoding conjugal transfer protein MobC, which produces MATGENVQALRQILDLTTKISMAILLIHLYLELPDLWDSWGLIQPLWDTYLKNLDKLPFLGIPLYAKCLALGLLYISLMGAKGKKDINTRWLPALMGLVGGSSLFMLAQLWAWMIAKPLVMDYFYAGTMITGYLLVLGSGGRLSRFLRDQGSKEVFNTENETFPQEERKLTNEYSINLPAQYQLKRKIRKSWINIINPFRALLVLGTPGSGKSYFVIRHVVTQHIAKGFSMFVYDFKYDDLSRIAYNALLNNKTAYTVPPKFYTINFDDLSRSHRCNPLEPATMLDITDASESSRTIMMGLNREWIKKQGDFFVESPINFLTAVIWFLKRYQKGKYCTLPHVIEMMQTDYDKLFSVLRCEQEIEVLINPFVSAYLQGATDQLEGQIASAKITMARLSSPQLYYVLSESEFTLDVNNLEKPKIVCMGNNPQKQQVYGAVLSLYISRITKLVNQKGKLKSSLIFDEFPTIYFNGIDNLIATARSNKVATCLGVQDYSQLKKDYGKEQAEVIMNTVGNIISGQVVGDTARQLSDRFGKIRQQRQSRSVNSNDTSISHSMQLDLAVPQSTIASLSSGEFVGMVADTPDQPMELKGFHARIINDHERIKREEDAYREIPACRKLGEKEVMDNYKRIKEEINELVESELERMMDSPGLAKYII; this is translated from the coding sequence ATGGCAACCGGAGAAAACGTACAGGCATTACGCCAAATCCTTGATCTGACCACGAAGATCAGCATGGCAATTTTGCTCATCCATCTTTACCTGGAGCTACCTGACCTTTGGGACAGTTGGGGCCTGATACAGCCGCTCTGGGATACCTATTTAAAGAATTTGGACAAATTACCCTTTTTGGGAATCCCCCTTTATGCCAAATGTCTGGCACTGGGATTACTTTATATCAGCCTGATGGGGGCAAAAGGAAAAAAGGATATCAATACCAGGTGGTTACCGGCCTTGATGGGACTGGTCGGAGGAAGCTCCTTATTCATGCTGGCCCAGCTTTGGGCATGGATGATAGCGAAGCCTTTGGTGATGGACTATTTTTATGCCGGAACAATGATAACAGGCTACCTACTGGTATTGGGGAGCGGAGGAAGATTGTCGCGCTTCCTAAGAGACCAGGGAAGCAAAGAAGTGTTCAATACCGAAAACGAAACCTTTCCCCAGGAGGAAAGAAAATTGACCAATGAATATTCCATTAACCTTCCTGCACAATACCAGCTCAAACGGAAAATCCGGAAAAGCTGGATCAATATCATCAATCCCTTCCGTGCCCTCTTGGTACTGGGGACACCCGGCTCGGGGAAAAGCTACTTTGTTATCCGCCATGTGGTCACCCAACACATCGCCAAGGGCTTTTCCATGTTCGTCTATGACTTCAAGTACGATGACCTTTCCAGGATCGCCTACAATGCCCTTTTGAATAATAAAACAGCCTATACCGTTCCCCCTAAGTTTTATACCATCAACTTCGATGACCTGTCACGCAGCCACCGCTGCAATCCGCTGGAGCCGGCCACCATGCTGGACATTACCGATGCCAGCGAATCCTCCCGGACCATCATGATGGGGCTCAACCGGGAGTGGATCAAAAAACAGGGCGATTTTTTTGTGGAGTCGCCCATCAACTTTCTGACCGCGGTCATCTGGTTTTTGAAGCGCTACCAAAAGGGAAAATACTGTACCCTTCCCCATGTCATAGAAATGATGCAGACCGATTATGACAAGCTGTTTTCCGTGCTGCGCTGCGAACAGGAAATCGAGGTGCTCATCAACCCATTTGTATCGGCCTACCTGCAAGGGGCTACCGATCAGCTGGAAGGCCAGATCGCCAGCGCCAAGATCACCATGGCCCGTCTTTCCTCCCCGCAGCTTTACTATGTGCTTTCCGAAAGCGAGTTTACCCTGGATGTCAACAACCTCGAAAAGCCCAAGATCGTCTGCATGGGCAACAACCCGCAGAAACAGCAGGTATATGGGGCAGTGCTGTCACTCTACATTTCCAGGATCACCAAACTGGTCAACCAAAAGGGAAAACTCAAATCGAGCCTTATCTTTGATGAATTTCCAACCATCTATTTTAACGGCATCGACAACCTGATCGCCACGGCAAGGAGCAACAAGGTGGCTACCTGCCTGGGCGTACAGGATTACAGCCAGCTCAAAAAGGATTATGGAAAGGAACAGGCAGAAGTCATCATGAACACAGTGGGCAATATCATCTCCGGACAGGTAGTGGGAGATACGGCCAGACAGCTGTCCGACAGGTTTGGGAAGATCAGGCAGCAGCGGCAAAGCCGTTCTGTCAATTCCAACGATACTTCCATCAGCCATTCCATGCAACTGGACCTGGCAGTGCCCCAATCCACCATTGCTTCGCTGTCATCCGGGGAATTTGTGGGAATGGTGGCCGATACGCCGGACCAGCCCATGGAGCTGAAGGGCTTCCATGCCAGGATCATCAATGACCATGAAAGGATCAAAAGAGAGGAGGATGCATACAGGGAAATTCCTGCCTGTAGGAAGTTGGGGGAAAAGGAGGTGATGGACAACTACAAGCGGATAAAGGAGGAGATCAACGAACTTGTCGAGTCTGAACTGGAACGGATGATGGACAGTCCGGGACTGGCCAAGTATATCATCTAA
- a CDS encoding zeta toxin family protein — protein sequence MKSPKGLSPFRPEKASIQAGKLMLTRIKKLIDDGENFAFETTLATRSYTKLIKEAKQKGFEVYLLFFWLHSSQLAVERVRIRVLEGGHNIPHNVILRRYENGLKNFFNLYLPIVDQWFLIDNSGEPYEIIAENPGNEINVNDKRNWDMLKHKYIR from the coding sequence ATGAAATCGCCCAAAGGCCTATCACCGTTCCGGCCTGAAAAGGCCAGCATACAGGCGGGAAAACTGATGCTTACCCGGATCAAAAAATTGATCGATGATGGTGAAAACTTTGCTTTTGAAACAACCCTTGCCACGAGAAGCTATACCAAACTGATCAAAGAGGCCAAGCAAAAAGGTTTTGAGGTTTACCTGCTTTTCTTTTGGTTACATTCCTCCCAATTAGCTGTTGAACGGGTGAGGATAAGGGTACTGGAGGGAGGACACAATATTCCACACAATGTTATCCTCAGAAGGTATGAAAATGGGTTAAAGAATTTTTTCAATCTATATTTGCCTATAGTTGACCAATGGTTCCTGATTGACAATTCCGGGGAACCTTATGAAATCATAGCGGAGAACCCCGGTAATGAAATCAACGTTAATGACAAAAGAAATTGGGATATGTTAAAACACAAATATATCAGGTAA
- a CDS encoding IS4 family transposase, with the protein MCNITLFSQIIKKIDRSIFKKLVKEKQTDKGCKGFDSWTHLVSMLFCHFAKSTSVRDISNGLRSATGNLNHLGIAKAPSKSSISYQNKRRDSDLFRDLYYSLLGSLGQQAAVKRSKLRIKVPVYLLDATVISLCLSVFDWATFRTKKGAVKMHTLLEYDGKLPVYVNITEGSVGDNKGAYDIPLEKGSVIVADRYYNDFPMLNVWDSKGVFFVIRHKGNLAFSTLEERELPETTAQHVLKDEEIELTNPQSKTKYKGRLRRVAVWDEENRQTIELITNNFAWAAQTIGDLYKSRWEIEVFFRDIKQLLHIKTFIGTSKNAVMIQIWTALITILLIKVMKATAKFGWHLSNLVAFIRLNIFVKIELQKWLDSPFTEPEKPPLKIVQGDLFAQTP; encoded by the coding sequence ATGTGTAATATTACATTGTTTTCACAGATTATTAAAAAGATAGACCGATCAATTTTCAAGAAATTGGTCAAGGAAAAGCAAACCGATAAGGGCTGCAAGGGATTTGACAGCTGGACGCATCTTGTCTCGATGTTGTTCTGCCATTTTGCCAAGAGCACCTCGGTAAGGGACATTTCCAACGGACTCCGGTCTGCTACCGGGAACCTTAACCATCTTGGTATTGCCAAAGCCCCCTCCAAATCAAGTATCAGCTATCAGAACAAACGAAGGGATTCGGACCTGTTCAGGGACCTTTACTATTCCCTACTGGGAAGTTTAGGACAGCAGGCAGCTGTCAAGAGGTCCAAACTCAGGATCAAGGTCCCCGTTTACCTGCTCGATGCCACGGTGATCAGCCTTTGTCTTTCGGTGTTTGACTGGGCTACTTTCCGTACCAAAAAGGGAGCTGTAAAGATGCACACCCTGCTGGAATATGACGGGAAACTCCCTGTTTACGTGAACATTACCGAGGGGAGTGTCGGGGATAATAAAGGAGCTTACGACATTCCCTTGGAAAAGGGCTCGGTGATCGTCGCCGACCGGTATTACAATGACTTCCCCATGCTCAACGTCTGGGACAGCAAAGGGGTGTTCTTCGTGATCAGGCACAAGGGAAACCTTGCCTTCAGCACCCTCGAAGAACGGGAGCTGCCCGAAACAACCGCCCAACATGTGCTCAAAGACGAAGAAATCGAACTGACCAACCCACAATCCAAAACCAAGTATAAGGGAAGGCTCAGAAGAGTGGCCGTGTGGGATGAGGAAAACCGGCAGACCATTGAACTGATCACCAACAACTTTGCCTGGGCGGCCCAGACCATTGGGGACCTCTACAAATCAAGATGGGAGATTGAGGTGTTTTTTCGGGACATCAAGCAGCTATTGCATATCAAAACCTTTATCGGAACCTCTAAAAATGCAGTAATGATCCAGATATGGACGGCTTTGATCACCATCCTGCTGATCAAAGTCATGAAGGCAACAGCTAAATTCGGCTGGCACCTGTCCAATCTGGTGGCCTTTATCCGGCTCAATATATTCGTGAAAATCGAACTGCAAAAATGGCTTGATAGCCCATTTACGGAACCCGAAAAACCACCCCTGAAAATAGTACAGGGGGATCTGTTTGCTCAAACTCCTTAA
- a CDS encoding RHS repeat domain-containing protein produces the protein MKKVVPGSWKPVGKVVQVCTVMALTGRKKIRREWGNQNHYDYGFRIYNPGIGKFLSVDPLAADYPWYTPYQFAGNKPIRFIDLDGLEEYDPMQDPFFVAKLVKTTFYDVKHSIYNASAAMNGGKFRARYKVDGNDNQVFETEYYSREETGLGDYFINTLLDGLDVVNVLFFGKLDPTDFLGAKTGAKNQSITAIKSGIGEYKEVGGHHVHAKAAFQNHFTYDPNKGFSISQAFMKANGLDHIEMTRTQRRLFDELSESGRPNTLEEHSRIAREALIAGGAGGEMADGLVNQSILNLKNQKVEQPTKIPWNKNNE, from the coding sequence TTGAAAAAAGTTGTGCCGGGAAGCTGGAAACCAGTTGGAAAGGTTGTGCAGGTGTGTACCGTTATGGCTTTAACGGGAAGGAAAAAGATCCGGAGGGAATGGGGAAATCAGAACCATTATGATTATGGGTTTAGGATCTATAATCCGGGGATAGGGAAGTTCCTGAGTGTGGATCCCTTGGCAGCTGATTATCCTTGGTACACACCTTATCAGTTTGCGGGGAATAAGCCAATTAGATTCATTGATCTTGATGGTTTGGAGGAGTATGATCCAATGCAAGATCCGTTCTTTGTTGCCAAATTGGTCAAAACTACTTTTTATGATGTGAAGCATTCTATTTACAATGCCTCAGCAGCGATGAATGGAGGGAAATTCAGAGCGAGATATAAAGTTGATGGGAATGATAATCAGGTATTTGAAACCGAATATTATTCTAGAGAAGAAACTGGTTTAGGGGACTATTTTATAAATACTTTATTAGATGGACTAGACGTAGTCAATGTGCTTTTTTTCGGTAAATTGGATCCTACGGATTTTTTAGGTGCAAAGACTGGTGCTAAAAATCAAAGTATTACTGCCATTAAAAGTGGAATAGGTGAATATAAAGAGGTTGGCGGGCATCATGTCCATGCTAAAGCTGCTTTCCAAAATCATTTTACATATGATCCTAATAAAGGATTTTCGATTAGTCAAGCTTTCATGAAAGCTAATGGACTTGATCATATTGAAATGACTAGGACTCAAAGACGACTATTTGATGAGCTTTCAGAAAGTGGTAGACCTAATACACTGGAAGAACATAGTCGTATAGCAAGAGAAGCTTTAATAGCAGGTGGCGCAGGAGGAGAAATGGCTGATGGTTTAGTAAATCAGTCTATTTTAAACCTTAAGAATCAAAAAGTAGAACAACCTACAAAAATTCCTTGGAACAAAAATAATGAATAA
- the tnpB gene encoding IS66 family insertion sequence element accessory protein TnpB (TnpB, as the term is used for proteins encoded by IS66 family insertion elements, is considered an accessory protein, since TnpC, encoded by a neighboring gene, is a DDE family transposase.): MFSLGSSHRYFLYRDPVDMRKGFDGLSGLVRNFLDKDPASGEVYVFLNRGRNLLKLLHWEHGGFVVYYKRLEKGTFVPPVARPESQYIRWPELVMMVEGIEVEKSSQKPRHILPEKGRFY, from the coding sequence ATGTTCAGTCTGGGCTCTTCCCACCGCTATTTTCTTTACCGGGACCCGGTGGACATGCGGAAAGGTTTTGACGGACTCAGCGGGCTGGTAAGGAACTTTTTGGACAAAGACCCTGCCTCGGGGGAAGTCTATGTGTTCCTCAACCGGGGCAGGAACCTTCTCAAGCTCCTCCACTGGGAACACGGGGGCTTTGTGGTCTATTACAAGAGGCTTGAAAAGGGGACCTTTGTCCCGCCTGTAGCCCGCCCCGAATCCCAATATATCCGGTGGCCTGAGCTGGTGATGATGGTCGAGGGCATAGAGGTTGAAAAATCCAGCCAAAAACCCCGGCATATACTGCCTGAAAAAGGGCGTTTTTATTGA
- the tnpC gene encoding IS66 family transposase, with protein sequence MDTSLEHLSREQLIALIGERDRVIGEKEAYECQLLALIDKFKRMAFAQKRERFEGNKDQMALPFETAAAGQEAQKEVFEQKTEYTRRKQASAHPGRVALPEHLPVEEVEIKPEGDLSGMVCIGKEVTEELDYIPGRHIIRRYIRYKYAPKDKNSGSGVLIGKLPERVIDKGIPGAGLLASILTDKYGDHLPLYRQLQRFKRENIKIAASTMDGWVRQALERLEPLYDCLLGDTKAMGYLQADETTIKVMDGAKKGACHLGYYWTYHNPLEKTVLFDYQPTRGSIGAENLLKGFKGYLQTDGYATYKKLGKQEGVTHLACWAHARREFFDAMTNDKKRAEKALEFIGKLYAVEREAKENNLVPDAVKKLRLDESLQVINSMSEWIKEQLQDQRVLPGSAIGKALRYSAERWDELSNYLYDGRLEIDNNLVENAIRPVALGRKNYLFAGSHKAAQRAAMIYSFFAICKKHEVNPYEWLKYTLQNIMTIKQCCPK encoded by the coding sequence ATGGACACCTCACTGGAACATCTTTCAAGGGAACAGCTCATCGCCCTTATCGGGGAGCGTGACCGGGTGATCGGTGAGAAGGAGGCCTATGAATGCCAGCTGTTGGCCCTGATCGACAAGTTCAAGCGCATGGCCTTTGCCCAGAAAAGGGAAAGGTTCGAGGGCAACAAAGACCAGATGGCGTTGCCCTTCGAGACAGCAGCGGCCGGACAGGAGGCACAAAAGGAAGTTTTTGAACAAAAGACCGAATATACCCGCAGGAAGCAGGCATCTGCTCATCCAGGACGGGTCGCCCTTCCAGAACACCTTCCCGTTGAGGAAGTAGAGATCAAACCGGAAGGAGACCTTAGCGGTATGGTATGTATTGGCAAAGAAGTGACGGAAGAACTCGATTACATCCCGGGCAGACATATCATCAGAAGATATATCCGCTACAAATATGCCCCAAAAGACAAAAACAGTGGCTCGGGGGTATTGATCGGAAAACTTCCCGAGCGGGTCATTGATAAGGGCATACCCGGGGCAGGGCTTCTGGCAAGTATCCTCACGGATAAATACGGGGACCATCTCCCGCTCTACAGGCAGCTGCAGCGGTTTAAACGGGAAAACATAAAGATCGCCGCTTCCACCATGGACGGATGGGTCAGACAGGCACTCGAAAGGCTCGAACCCCTATATGACTGCCTGCTTGGGGACACCAAAGCGATGGGATACCTTCAGGCGGACGAAACAACCATCAAGGTCATGGACGGCGCCAAAAAAGGAGCCTGCCACCTGGGCTATTATTGGACCTACCATAACCCCTTGGAGAAAACCGTCCTTTTTGATTACCAGCCTACCCGTGGATCCATCGGAGCAGAAAACCTGTTGAAAGGATTTAAAGGATATCTCCAGACCGACGGTTATGCCACTTACAAAAAACTGGGCAAACAGGAAGGGGTGACCCACCTGGCCTGCTGGGCACATGCCCGACGGGAGTTCTTTGATGCCATGACCAATGACAAAAAGAGGGCGGAAAAGGCTTTGGAGTTCATCGGGAAACTATATGCGGTCGAAAGGGAAGCAAAAGAAAACAACCTCGTACCCGATGCGGTGAAAAAACTCAGACTGGATGAATCCCTTCAGGTAATCAACAGCATGTCCGAATGGATAAAGGAACAGCTCCAGGACCAAAGGGTCCTGCCCGGCAGTGCCATAGGCAAAGCGCTGCGCTACAGCGCCGAAAGATGGGACGAACTCTCAAACTACCTCTACGACGGCAGGCTTGAAATAGACAACAACCTTGTGGAGAACGCCATCAGGCCTGTGGCCCTCGGACGCAAAAACTACCTATTTGCAGGATCGCACAAAGCAGCCCAGAGAGCGGCAATGATCTATTCCTTCTTTGCTATCTGCAAGAAACACGAAGTGAATCCTTACGAATGGCTCAAGTATACACTACAAAATATTATGACCATTAAACAATGCTGTCCTAAATAA